From the Bdellovibrio reynosensis genome, one window contains:
- a CDS encoding Gfo/Idh/MocA family protein, which yields MPRKSTTEKIRYAVVGLGHIAQDAVLPAFKNTKNCELTALISGDPKKLKVLGKKYKVKNLFSYDQFDECMQSGLIDAVYIATPNINHREFTERAARQGVHVLTEKPMAIGEQDGLAMVRAAKREDIKLMVAYRLHFDPANLRAIEIAQNGKLGDLRIFNSVFTFQVTDKENIRLQYDMGGGPLYDIGIYCLNASRYLFRDEPIEAFAMAASTEDERFSEVEEMMAVTLRYPKSRLATFVISFGAAANSTYDLLGTEGTLRLENCYDYVEEMHLTTTINDKKAKRTFKKHDQFAPELEYFAECILKDQQPEPSAEEGLLDIKIIEAIYDSVRTRRPVRIDSFKKMTRPSLRQEIRKPAHRKPETVHVRGPHD from the coding sequence ATGCCACGGAAGTCTACGACGGAAAAAATTCGTTATGCTGTGGTGGGGTTAGGTCATATTGCTCAAGATGCCGTGCTCCCCGCTTTTAAGAACACAAAGAATTGCGAGCTTACGGCCTTAATATCAGGCGATCCAAAAAAACTGAAAGTGCTTGGGAAAAAGTATAAGGTTAAAAATCTTTTTAGCTATGACCAATTCGATGAGTGCATGCAAAGCGGATTGATTGATGCAGTTTACATCGCGACCCCGAACATCAATCATCGCGAATTTACCGAGCGCGCGGCAAGGCAGGGCGTCCACGTCCTTACGGAAAAACCCATGGCCATCGGCGAACAGGATGGTCTTGCCATGGTTCGGGCGGCAAAAAGAGAAGACATCAAACTGATGGTGGCTTACCGCCTTCACTTTGATCCTGCAAATTTGCGCGCCATTGAGATCGCACAAAACGGCAAATTAGGCGATCTAAGAATTTTCAATTCCGTTTTTACTTTTCAAGTGACCGACAAAGAAAACATCCGACTTCAGTACGACATGGGTGGCGGGCCCCTCTACGATATCGGAATCTATTGCCTGAATGCCTCCCGCTACTTATTTCGGGACGAGCCGATTGAAGCTTTTGCCATGGCAGCAAGCACTGAGGATGAAAGATTTAGTGAAGTCGAAGAAATGATGGCTGTGACTTTAAGATATCCCAAGTCTCGCTTAGCAACTTTTGTGATCAGCTTTGGGGCTGCGGCAAACTCCACTTATGATTTGCTGGGGACAGAAGGCACCTTACGTCTAGAAAATTGTTACGACTATGTAGAAGAGATGCATTTAACAACAACAATCAACGACAAAAAAGCCAAACGCACTTTCAAAAAGCACGACCAGTTTGCCCCAGAGCTTGAATACTTCGCTGAATGTATCTTGAAAGATCAGCAGCCAGAGCCTTCCGCTGAGGAGGGTCTATTAGATATAAAGATAATTGAGGCAATATATGATTCTGTACGAACTCGACGACCAGTCAGAATAGACTCGTTTAAAAAAATGACTCGGCCATCACTTCGCCAAGAAATCAGAAAGCCTGCGCACCGAAAACCCGAGACGGTGCACGTGCGTGGACCGCACGATTAA
- the galE gene encoding UDP-glucose 4-epimerase GalE: MKVLVTGGAGYIGSHAVRELILAGHQVIVLDDLSQGHRRAVHPDAIFIRGSTSNPEMLARTMGLYGIEAVMHFAAHIEVAESVAHPKKYYQNNLSNTLNLLQAMVDLKIRKLVFSSTAAVYGEPQTELLEEDHPRSPLNPYGRSKMMSEMVIEDFCKSYGMHATVLRYFNVAGATPSAVIGEDHRPETHLIPKILKAALTSNPEVKIYGTDYPTFDGTCVRDYVHVVDLARAHVCALEGLNNGISGTFNIGSEKGFSVRQVIQSCEKITGKKLIVKEEGRRPGDPAILVASSQKTEKVLGWERLYPDLDTIIKHAWQWHSSHPEGYADILPEQEFQFYQISN, encoded by the coding sequence ATGAAGGTCTTAGTTACCGGCGGAGCCGGCTATATCGGCAGTCACGCTGTGCGCGAACTTATTTTAGCTGGACACCAAGTGATCGTCCTAGATGATTTATCCCAAGGGCATCGCAGGGCTGTGCACCCGGATGCTATTTTCATTCGCGGCAGCACTTCAAATCCTGAAATGCTTGCGCGCACCATGGGTCTTTATGGTATTGAAGCGGTCATGCACTTTGCCGCACATATCGAAGTCGCAGAAAGTGTGGCGCACCCGAAAAAGTATTACCAAAACAATCTTTCTAACACCCTGAATTTGCTGCAAGCCATGGTGGATTTAAAAATACGCAAACTGGTGTTTTCATCAACCGCTGCCGTTTACGGGGAACCACAAACGGAGCTGCTTGAAGAAGATCATCCTCGTTCACCTTTAAATCCCTATGGCCGTTCAAAAATGATGAGCGAAATGGTCATTGAAGATTTCTGTAAATCCTATGGCATGCACGCCACAGTACTAAGATACTTTAATGTTGCTGGTGCGACCCCGAGTGCAGTGATCGGCGAAGATCATCGACCTGAAACCCATTTGATTCCAAAGATTTTGAAAGCGGCTTTGACGAGCAATCCGGAAGTAAAGATCTACGGCACTGATTATCCTACCTTCGATGGCACCTGCGTGCGTGATTATGTTCACGTTGTAGATTTAGCACGTGCTCATGTCTGCGCACTTGAAGGATTAAATAACGGAATTTCCGGAACCTTCAACATTGGCAGCGAAAAAGGATTTTCCGTCAGACAAGTTATTCAGTCTTGCGAAAAGATCACCGGCAAAAAATTGATCGTGAAAGAAGAAGGCCGACGTCCAGGGGATCCTGCGATCTTAGTTGCCAGCAGTCAAAAAACTGAAAAGGTCCTGGGTTGGGAACGTTTGTATCCTGACTTAGACACTATAATTAAACATGCATGGCAATGGCACAGCAGTCATCCTGAAGGCTACGCTGATATTCTTCCTGAACAGGAATTTCAGTTTTACCAAATTTCTAACTAG
- the glf gene encoding UDP-galactopyranose mutase: MKTQIGIAGAGFAGAVIARELAETNRYEIHVYDERDHIAGNCHTTRDDDTGIMVHHYGPHIFNTSRQDVWEYVQRWSQFMPFTNRVKAVTAAGVFSLPVNLLTINQFFQKKLTPLEAESFIKELADNKIQEPQTFEEQALKFLGSALYKNFFYGYTKKQWGVEPTELPASILKRLPVRFNYDDNYYNQKYQGIPVEGYTKIVERILDHPNINVKLKSRLNPDDKKNFSHIFWSGPMDGYFQYKLGRLRYRTLKFERFVQDGDFQGNPVINYCEEHVPYTRITEHKHFAPWETHEKTVCFKEYSALCEEKDTPYYPLRLKNDLELLKQYVELAQSENNTTFIGRLGTYRYLDMHVVIGESLDLVRNYLGKENSQWPRFSQNPL, encoded by the coding sequence ATGAAAACCCAAATCGGTATCGCCGGTGCAGGATTTGCCGGCGCCGTGATCGCCCGTGAACTTGCAGAAACAAACCGCTATGAAATTCATGTCTATGATGAAAGAGATCATATCGCCGGGAACTGCCACACCACCCGCGACGATGATACCGGAATCATGGTTCATCACTATGGCCCGCACATTTTTAATACCAGCCGCCAGGATGTCTGGGAGTATGTGCAACGCTGGTCGCAGTTTATGCCTTTTACTAACAGAGTTAAGGCGGTCACCGCTGCCGGAGTTTTTTCACTTCCCGTCAATCTTTTGACAATCAATCAGTTCTTTCAAAAAAAACTGACACCTCTGGAAGCAGAATCTTTTATTAAGGAACTTGCCGACAACAAAATTCAGGAACCTCAAACTTTTGAAGAGCAAGCTTTAAAGTTCCTGGGCTCTGCCTTGTATAAAAACTTTTTCTACGGTTATACGAAAAAGCAATGGGGTGTTGAACCGACCGAGTTGCCAGCCTCCATCTTAAAACGTCTGCCGGTGCGTTTTAATTATGACGACAACTACTATAATCAAAAATACCAAGGTATTCCCGTTGAAGGATACACTAAAATCGTCGAAAGGATTTTGGACCACCCTAATATTAATGTGAAATTAAAAAGTCGCTTAAATCCAGATGATAAGAAAAACTTTTCCCACATCTTCTGGAGTGGCCCTATGGATGGATACTTTCAATACAAATTGGGTCGTTTGCGCTATCGCACTTTAAAATTTGAACGTTTTGTCCAAGACGGCGACTTCCAAGGAAATCCTGTTATTAACTATTGCGAAGAACACGTCCCTTACACGCGTATCACAGAGCATAAGCACTTTGCCCCATGGGAAACCCATGAAAAGACTGTGTGTTTTAAAGAGTACAGCGCGCTTTGTGAGGAAAAGGACACGCCTTACTATCCCCTAAGGCTTAAAAATGATTTGGAACTTTTAAAACAGTACGTCGAACTTGCACAAAGTGAAAACAACACGACGTTCATTGGTCGCTTGGGAACTTACCGTTACCTCGACATGCATGTTGTGATTGGTGAGTCTTTAGACCTCGTTCGCAATTATCTAGGAAAAGAAAACAGTCAATGGCCACGCTTTAGTCAAAATCCACTCTAG
- a CDS encoding sugar nucleotide-binding protein, whose translation MADLKLWVGLECTYNRVGAVYHSQLHKSGHHKRLDDLDKFASLGAERIRYPCIWELNVKGAEGVYDWSWLDERLHRLRKLNLKPIAGFLHHGSGPKFTDLIDPQFPEKLARYAGDFARRYPWIEDYTPVNEILTTARFSCLYGYWYPHKKDDVSFLQALYNQCKGTVLAMRAIREVTPKARLIQTEDLGKAQSTPTVAYQADFENHRRWIALDLLCGKVTKDHPIYDFLKIGITDDQLTWLVENPCPPDVFGMNHYLLSNRFLDEELELYPEFLRNTGNRFHRYVDVGAIDTGRADTIPPEDVFREAWERYKIPLAVTEVHIRGHREDQIRWFHDIWKAAEDLKKEGVEFEAVTSWSLLGSFDWDSLCTERHGFYEPGVFDLRSPKLQPRPTALSSTIKKLALGNWDNHPIFDEPGWWNKGQRKIFALQGHAPAQKLRPRPGKALLITGANGTLAKAFARICEFRNIPYYSLSRTEMDTANKENVKKVLKELRPWAVVNAAGYVKVDLAETEIEKCFRENVEAPANLAEECALAKIPLVTFSSDLVFDGAQDHPYVESDPVSPLNIYGTSKAQAEEKVLASHSEALVIRTSSFFGPWDQHNFVFHALRAVSNEEQFAALQDIKITPTYVPDLVHSTLDLLIDKEQGIIHLTNEADITWADLATLAVEAKVPEKKSLIQRCTLESLPQIAPLPRNSALVSERCKLLPPLEDALFRYFKELEVTI comes from the coding sequence GTGGCTGATCTTAAGCTTTGGGTCGGACTAGAGTGCACCTACAACCGTGTAGGTGCAGTCTATCATAGTCAATTGCATAAAAGCGGACATCATAAGCGTCTGGATGATCTGGATAAGTTTGCGAGCCTCGGGGCTGAACGCATTCGTTATCCTTGTATCTGGGAACTTAATGTCAAAGGTGCCGAAGGCGTCTATGATTGGTCATGGCTTGATGAGCGCCTTCATCGTTTGCGCAAGCTTAATCTAAAACCTATCGCGGGCTTTCTTCACCATGGAAGCGGGCCCAAATTTACTGATTTAATAGATCCGCAGTTCCCGGAAAAGTTAGCACGATACGCCGGGGATTTTGCGCGTCGCTATCCGTGGATTGAAGACTATACGCCGGTGAATGAAATTTTAACCACCGCGCGCTTTAGCTGTCTTTATGGCTATTGGTATCCACACAAAAAAGATGACGTTAGCTTTTTGCAAGCCCTTTACAATCAATGTAAAGGCACCGTCTTAGCTATGCGTGCGATACGCGAAGTAACCCCTAAAGCACGTTTGATTCAAACTGAAGATTTAGGGAAAGCCCAAAGCACCCCGACCGTTGCGTATCAAGCCGACTTTGAAAATCATCGGCGGTGGATTGCCTTGGATTTATTGTGCGGAAAAGTAACCAAGGATCATCCAATCTATGATTTTCTAAAAATCGGTATCACCGATGATCAACTTACCTGGCTTGTCGAAAATCCCTGCCCGCCAGATGTGTTCGGTATGAACCACTATTTATTAAGCAATCGTTTTTTGGATGAAGAACTTGAATTATACCCAGAATTTTTACGAAACACGGGAAATCGTTTCCATCGCTATGTCGATGTCGGCGCCATTGATACCGGAAGAGCTGACACCATTCCACCTGAGGACGTATTTAGAGAAGCTTGGGAAAGATACAAAATTCCCTTGGCAGTCACCGAAGTTCATATACGGGGTCATCGCGAAGATCAAATTCGATGGTTTCATGATATTTGGAAAGCCGCCGAGGACTTAAAAAAAGAAGGTGTCGAGTTTGAAGCCGTCACCTCTTGGAGTTTGCTAGGTAGCTTTGATTGGGACAGTCTGTGCACAGAGCGACATGGCTTTTATGAACCAGGTGTTTTTGATTTACGCTCGCCCAAATTGCAACCGCGACCTACCGCCTTAAGTTCCACAATTAAAAAACTCGCGCTAGGAAACTGGGATAATCATCCGATCTTTGACGAACCAGGGTGGTGGAATAAAGGCCAAAGAAAAATCTTTGCACTGCAAGGGCATGCCCCTGCACAAAAACTTAGACCGCGTCCAGGCAAAGCGCTATTAATCACAGGAGCCAATGGAACTTTAGCAAAAGCCTTTGCAAGAATCTGTGAATTTCGCAATATCCCCTATTACAGCCTTTCACGAACCGAAATGGATACAGCCAATAAAGAAAACGTTAAAAAGGTTTTAAAAGAACTTCGCCCGTGGGCCGTGGTCAATGCAGCTGGTTACGTCAAAGTCGATCTGGCAGAAACTGAAATTGAAAAATGCTTCCGCGAAAATGTGGAAGCTCCCGCAAATCTTGCTGAAGAGTGTGCGTTAGCTAAGATTCCGTTAGTCACCTTTTCAAGCGATCTTGTTTTTGACGGCGCCCAGGATCACCCCTATGTGGAAAGCGATCCCGTATCGCCGCTAAATATTTACGGAACATCCAAAGCCCAAGCCGAAGAAAAGGTTTTAGCCAGTCATAGTGAGGCCTTAGTGATTCGCACGAGTTCCTTTTTTGGTCCGTGGGATCAACATAACTTTGTCTTTCATGCCCTGCGCGCTGTCAGCAATGAAGAACAGTTCGCTGCACTTCAAGATATTAAAATCACGCCGACCTATGTGCCGGATCTTGTGCACTCGACACTTGATTTGCTAATCGATAAAGAGCAAGGAATCATTCACCTTACTAACGAGGCCGACATCACTTGGGCTGATTTAGCGACGTTGGCTGTGGAAGCCAAAGTGCCTGAAAAAAAATCTTTAATACAAAGGTGCACCCTTGAATCCCTGCCGCAAATCGCCCCGCTGCCTAGAAACAGCGCGCTGGTGAGTGAGCGGTGTAAACTTCTTCCGCCCCTGGAAGATGCATTATTTAGATATTTTAAAGAACTTGAAGTGACTATCTAA
- a CDS encoding glycosyltransferase family 1 protein, translated as MNNLCESSDLLVFSHLRWNFVFQRPQHLMSRFANFRRVYFIEEPVIGKLSNEQLDLAETPEGVTVVTPRIPEHIPANERDNVLALLVDQLLSQEAIEEFCAWYYTPMALNFSRHLRPDFIIYDCMDELSHFKGAPEEIVEREMELLERAELVFTGGQSLFEAKRHLHHNIHPFPSGIDVEHFKKARTNAEEPEDQKHIPHPRLGYVGVIDERMDIELLRAMASLKPEWQFVMIGPIVKIDPASLPQAPNIHYLGMKNYATLPSYLSGWDCALMPFAKNDSTRFISPTKTPEYLAAGCPVVSTSIRDVVEPYGSRQMVAIADDPKDFVIQAEQVIKKNKNNQAWQKKVDHFLSQLSWDETWKRMSTLESNILKQKRADVRPSKVDYNLTDRM; from the coding sequence ATGAATAACCTATGTGAATCTTCAGACCTTCTTGTGTTTTCTCATTTAAGATGGAACTTTGTTTTTCAAAGACCACAACATTTGATGTCTCGTTTTGCCAATTTCCGACGAGTGTATTTTATCGAAGAGCCTGTGATCGGCAAACTTAGCAATGAACAACTGGATCTGGCCGAAACTCCCGAAGGCGTGACAGTTGTCACTCCAAGAATTCCAGAACACATTCCTGCGAACGAGCGTGATAACGTATTAGCGTTACTCGTAGATCAATTGCTTTCGCAAGAAGCGATCGAAGAATTCTGCGCTTGGTACTATACGCCAATGGCTTTGAATTTCTCTCGCCACTTGCGCCCTGACTTTATCATCTATGACTGCATGGATGAGTTATCCCACTTTAAAGGTGCGCCAGAAGAAATCGTTGAAAGAGAAATGGAGCTTTTAGAAAGAGCGGAACTGGTCTTTACCGGTGGACAATCTTTATTTGAAGCAAAACGCCACCTTCATCACAACATCCATCCGTTTCCAAGTGGAATCGATGTAGAGCATTTCAAAAAAGCTCGTACAAACGCCGAAGAACCTGAAGACCAAAAGCATATTCCACATCCCCGTTTAGGTTATGTTGGCGTCATTGATGAACGCATGGACATTGAACTTCTTAGGGCCATGGCAAGCTTAAAACCAGAATGGCAATTTGTGATGATCGGACCTATCGTAAAAATCGATCCTGCTTCGTTACCTCAGGCACCGAACATTCATTATTTAGGTATGAAGAACTATGCAACTCTTCCTTCTTATTTATCAGGATGGGACTGTGCTTTGATGCCGTTTGCGAAAAATGATTCTACACGTTTCATTAGTCCAACTAAAACTCCAGAGTATTTGGCAGCGGGTTGCCCCGTGGTTTCAACATCCATTCGTGATGTGGTGGAACCTTACGGCAGCCGTCAAATGGTTGCGATCGCGGATGATCCTAAAGATTTTGTGATCCAGGCTGAGCAAGTTATTAAAAAGAATAAAAACAACCAAGCTTGGCAGAAAAAGGTGGATCACTTCCTAAGTCAGCTTTCATGGGATGAGACTTGGAAAAGAATGTCTACTTTAGAAAGCAATATCCTAAAACAGAAAAGAGCGGACGTACGTCCTTCAAAAGTAGATTACAATCTAACTGACAGGATGTAA